AAACTGTTCATCCAGTTTCTGATAGGCGCTTTTGATCACCGGAATATATTCTCTTTTCCTGCGAAAATATTCCATCGCTGACATCACACCCTGTACTTCTCCGTTTAAGATCACCTGAGAGCCGGTGTCATTGGTCGGTTTTAACAAGATCGGATTCATGATCGCAAGAGGTTCGATACCCGCAGCCTCTGCCTGCATGACCTGAGCTCTTCCCATTTCCAGACCTTCTCTTGTAATAAAGGAATTGAGCGCCATATTCTGGGATTTAAAGGGCGCTACCTGATATCCATCCTGATGAAATACCCGGCACAGTCCGCCTGCCAGAACACTTTTTCCTGCATTTGACATGGTTCCCTGTATCATGATCGGTGCTGCCATTCTCATTCTCCCCCTTCATAAATATATTCCAATGCTTTCAGTAATTTTTCATTGTCTGTTCTCTGTTTCACCGCGATTCGGTAATACCCCTTTTCCAGTCCCTCATAATTGGAGCAGTCCCGAATCAGGATGTTTTTCTGAAGCAGCAGAGAGAACAGCGGATATGGACTCTTTAAGAGCAGATAGTTCACTTTTGAAGGGAACCACTCCACCCCAATCCGGGTCAGACTTTCTTCCAGCCATGCCCGTTCAGTTTCCAGCCATTTTCGCATTTCCTGCCATCTTTTCATTTCCTTTAAAGCCGCACACCCGGCTGCCTGTGCCACACTGGACACGCTCCAGGGCTGCCGGTTTCTTTCCATCTTTTCAAGCAGCTCCAAATTGGATGTGATCCCGTATCCGAGCCGGATTCCCGGAATCGCAGAAATCTTTGTAAAGGCCTGCAGAATCATCAGATTTTTACTTCTCTCGCATTCTCTGCAGAGTGTCTGTTTTTGCGGTTCTGACAGAAATTCCACAAAACACTCATCCAAAATCATGAGAATCCCTTTTTCTTCACATGTCTTTAAAATCTCAAGCAGAAAGTCCTTTGGGATTACCGCTCCGCTTGGATTATCCGGAGAACATAAGAAGAGCAGATCCACATCTTCTTTCAAAAACTCCAGATAAGACGTTTGCGGCACAAACCCGTGTTTCTCACTGAGCGGATAGTACACACATTCACAGTCCACCGCCTGAAGCGCTCTGTGATATTCTGCAAAAGACGGGATCGTCAGGAGCGCTTTTTTCGGTCGAAGGGAATGGATCAGCAAAAAGATCAGTTCTGCCGCTCCATTTCCAAAAATCAGAAATTCCTGGGGAACCTGCAGATGTTCTGCCAGTGCACTTCTGAGTTTCCGGCTTTTGCTGTCCGGATACTCCCCTGCATGCTTCAGATTTTCCGCCATCGCCAAAAGCACTTCTTCTCCTGGTCCGAAAGGATTGAGGTTGACAGAGTAGTCCGTCACGTTTTCATAAGTATAAATATCTCCGCCATGCATATATTCCATGATTTTGTCTCCTTTCTTACCAGAAATACCAGAACCGGATCATTCCTGCAAACAGCAGGGTAAGCACTGCTGTCACATACATCAGCCTTCCTGCCCGTTTGATGTCTTCGGCCTCGACAGGACGGATCGGATCTCCGATCGTCTCTTTTTTATGCAGTACACCAAAATACCATGCATCTCCTGCCAGCTGCACCTGAAGCGCCCCTGCACAGACTGATTCCGTCTGCGCAGAATTCGGACTGGCATGCTTTCTCCGGTCTCTTTTATAAATCTGCGCTGCCTTTTTTGCATCCATTCCTGTCAGAAATGCCGCCGCGATCATCAGAACTGCCGATACTCTGGATGGCAGATAATTAAACACGTCATCCATCTTTGCCGCCACTCTCCCGAAATAGAGATTTTTTTCATTCTTATATCCCAGCATCGAATCCATCGTATTGACCGCTTTATAGAGGAATCCAAGCGGTGCACCGCCAAGCATCAGAAACATCAGCGGCGCAGTCACACCGTCTGATGTATTTTCTGCCACAGTTTCCACTGCTGCCTTTGCAATCCCTTCTTCTGTAAGCGACTTGGTATCTCTTCCTACAATCATGGAAACTGCTTTTCTTGCCCCCTCCACATCCTGTGTTTTCAGAGCATGGTATACCTTCTTACTCTCCACAGAAAGTGAACGTGCCGCCAGGATCTGGTAACACCAGAAGCATTCCAGAAGAAACGAAACAGCCGGATGGATCTTCTCTGCCGCCCACAGCATCAGACATGGAATCCCGGTACTGATCAAAATCACCAGGAGCCACAGAATTCCCCCTGCCACAATCTGTTTTTTCGGTGATTTTCCCGCCGCACTTCGCAGCGGTTTTTCCAAAAAAGAAATCAGATGTCCGATCAGCCTTATCGGGTGATACAGCCAGTAAGGATCGCCAAAGATCAAATCCAGTCCAAATCCTGTCATACATGCAAGTAATATTCTCATAATCTTTCTATCTCCGTCAGTTGTTTTTTCCCCTGTCTCCAGCTTCCCTCCTCTGCGATTGCAGAATATCCGCTGCCATTTGAGACCTGCCAGTCATAAAATTCTCCTCCCGTTTGAGAAAACGCTGACAAAACCGCCATGATCGTACCGCCGTGTACGACAAATGCTGCTTCCCGGCACTGCAAATCCATCAGATGCTCCATCATCTGCTCAAATCCAAGGCGTGTTCGCTCAAAAAATGTCTCCTGTCCTTCTCCTTCCGGAAAAGGAATCGTTCCATTGGAATCCAGCCACCTCTGATATCCGGGATCGTCTTTTAATTCTTCATAATTTTTTCCTTCAAAACGCCCGAAATCCTTCTCCCGGAAATTTTCACAGATCAGATCCGGCTCTTTTTGAAACAACAACCTAGCTGTCTGTCTGCAGCGAAGCATTGGACTTGTGATGATCTTCTCCGGACAACAAAGGATACTTCCTGTCTGCCCCGGCAAGATGGGCTCATCTGTTCGTCCGATATACCGTCTTTCCAGATTTCCCTGTGTCTGAAAATGGCGGATCAGCCAGATTCTCATAATGCACCTCCTGCCACGATAACTGCTGCCAGTATCAGAAGTTCGGCAAGCTGCAGAAAATATCCTGCCAGATCGCCTGTCATCCCGCCAAACTGTTTCATTGCCATGTGATGGTAATACCAGAATACCAGAAGAGCGGTGCAAAGAGCCGCCGCGCCCATCTGCACAGAAGTCATCAACATCACTGCCAAAGCCGCAAAAAACCAGCACACCATCACAACTGCCACCCGTTTCCTGTGTGCTTGCTCCTGAAAGGTTCGTCCAAGTCCGTCTTTTTTCGCAGATGGGAACACCATCACAGAGAGTCCGCTAAGGGAACGTGACATTACATATCCTGCCCCGATCACCGGGAGCATTTCTGATTTTGCTTCACTCCACAATGCCAGACTTGCCACAAGATATAGTCCAAATCCGATCACTGCGAAAGCTCCGGTGCGGGAATCTTTTAAAATTTCCAGCTTCTTTTCTCTGCTTCCATAGGAATTCAGAGCATCCATCGTGTCCAGGAATCCGTCCATGTGGATTCCGCCGTTGACCAGTACCGGAAGCAGTGTCATCACTCCTGCAAAAAACAACGTTCCGCATGACGTATACACAAGAAGAGCATTTCCGAGGATGACCTCCAGAATTCCTGTCACCACTCCTACCAGAGGGAAAAAGCACATGGCATATTTCATATTTTTTTCATTCCATTCCACCCGGGGCATCGGAATTTTCGAGTACATCGCAACTCCGATTGCCAGAGACTCAAAGAATCTCATTTTAACACCTCGTATTGTTCGATCTTTGCTTTTTCAAATGTGGTCATCTCCCGGTAAACCGAAAGCCCCATCTCCAGAACCGGAATCACTGCCACTGCGCCGGTCCCTTCTCCCAGACTCATATTACAAGTCAAAAGCGGGGAAAGCTCCAACGCCTCCAACAGCATAGCTCCTGCCGGTTCTTTGGATACATGGGAAGGCAGAAAATAAGACTTTGAAACCGGCACCATGCGCGCGGCACACAAAGCCGCTACAGAAGAGATAAATCCGTCGATCACCACCGGAACGCGGTACAGAGCTCCTCCTAAAAAGACACCGGTCAGACCCGCAATATCCAGGCCTCCTACTTTTGAAAGAACATCCACCGGATCTTCCTTGTCCGGCTGATAGTTTGCAATCGCATCCTTAATAACAGAAATCTTTTTCTCAAGCCCTGCGCTGCTAAGGCCTGCCCCGCGCCCGGTTACCTGTTCTGGTGCAACGGATAACAGCACCGACGCAACAGCACTGCTGGTCGTCGTGTTACCGATTCCCATCTCTCCCGTAGCGATCATCTCATATCCCTGTTCTTTGAGCTGTTCCACTTTTCGGATGCCGATTTCAATTGCCTGCCATACCTCTTCTCTTGTCATTGCAGGTTCTTTTGAAAAATTACGTGTTCCGTAGGCAACTTTTTCTTCCTTGACTGTCACTGACGGAACATCCACCGCCATTCCGATGTCTACTGGAAAGAGATCCACCCCGGCCACTTTGCTCATCGCACAGACGCTGGTACTGGATTTTGTGAAATTGTCCGCTACCATGGCAGTCACTTCCTGCCCGGTCTGTGTGACCCCTTCCTCCACGATTCCATTGTCTGCGCACATAATGACCAGCGCCTTTTTCTTCAGCTCATAATCCGGGGTCTCTTTGATCCCCGACATCTGTATCACTGCATCCTCCAGCTTTCCCAGAGAAAACAGTGGTTTTGCGATCTTTATCCAGTGCTTTCTTGCCTGTTCCATGCTTGTTTCATCCAAAGGTCTGATCTCTTTTTTCAACTCTTCCAGTGTCATTTTCTTTCACTTCCTTCTTTTTGTGACTGCTCCCATCTGATTGCTTCCCGCATGAACCTTTCTGCAAATACCGGATTGGACGAATAGGAAAGATGCGGAAATCCCGCAAACAGATTCTGCTGCATATGAACGCATTCCCAGCTTCTCTTTCCGTCCGGTTTTAACGCTTTTGCATCTGTTCCATTATTTGTACTGTCCCAGTAGTGGAATTCATGACCGCGGATCCTCTCTCCTCGCTTCAAAAACGTACCGTCCACCACTCCTGTCAGATTGATGTAACCAAACCGTACCAGTTTTTCCTTCGGCGCTGCCTCGCCTCTGATCACGCCGGCCATCTTCCAGAGTTTTCCTTTCGGATCCGCAAGCTTCTCATGAAGATACAAAAAACCGCCGCATTCCGCATGGCAGGGCATTCCATTTTGAATGCTTTCCCGGATTTTAGCAAGCATGGTTTTGTTTTCACTTAATTCTCTGGCATATAATTCCGGATATCCGCCGCCTAACAAAAGACCGCTGACTCCTTCTGGCAGGTGGGTATCTCGAATAGGGCTGAAATACACCAGATTGCAGCCATATCTTTCCAGCAGTTTCAGATTGTCTTTATAATAAAATCCAAACGCCTCATCCCTTGCCACCGCAATCGATACCTTTGGATTTTCTTTCTCCTCATCCTCAGATACGCTTATTTCCAGAGACGGTGCTTCTTTGGCCAACTCATAGAGACCTTCCAGATCTACCGTCTCTGAGAGGATCTCTCCTGCCTGCTCCAGCTGTGCTTTCAGATGTTTGATTTCCTCCGGTGTGACCAGACCAAGATGCCGGCTCTTTAGATGAAACGCTTCATGTTCCGGAATATACCCGAGCACCTTGATCGGATGTCCTGCCTTTTTCAGCTCGTTTTCCAGCATTTCTTTCAAACGGGGATACAACATTGCCGATACGCGGTTTAACAAAATTCCCCGAATCCGGCTCTCCTTTTTAAATTCCAGAAACCCTTTCACCAGAGCAGCCAGAGACAGAGCGGAGCCTCTCGCTGAAACCACCAGCACGACCGGTATCTGCAAGGCAGCTGCCACATCATAGGAACTTGCTTTTGCCGTATCCAGTCCCATACCGTCATAATATCCCATAACACCCTCTACCACTGCCAGATCGACATTTTTGGCATGCTCTGCAAAAATCCCGGTCAGCTGCTCTTTCTCGCAGAAAAACAGATCCAGATTCTGAGAATCAATCCCGAGCACCTCCCGGTGAAACATCGGATCAATATAATCCGGTCCGCATTTACAGGAAACAACATTTTTCTGCTGTCTGCAAAACGCTGCCATCAGCCCACAGGAAATCACCGTTTTTCCGCTTCCGCTGGACGGTGCGGCAATTAAAATTCTTGGAATATTCACGCTTCTCCCTCCGAAATAATATAGATCGGGTTTTGTCCTGTCATCATGTGATGACGTCCCAGTTTTCTCGCTTTTGCCGCTGTAATCTGTACAATTTCCGGTTCCCGCAAAAGCCCTTCATCCACTGCTTCCATTACTTCCGCCATCGTATCCAGAGAAATCGCTGTCAGTACGATCTGTACATCCGGGTTCTTCTTTTTAACTGCCAGCAGGATTTCCCTCAGATTTCCGCTGCTTCCCCCGATAAATACATGGGTCGGCGGTTCCAGTTTCCTGAGTGCTTCCGGTGCTGTTCCCTCCACGATCTGCACATTATCTGTCCGCAATTTTTGCACGTTTTTACGGATCAGCTCGATCCCTTCCGGATTCTTTTCAATAGCATACACTCGAATACTGCCGTCCTGGCAGGCTGCTTCAACAGCAACAGAACCTGTTCCCGCACCAACGTCATAAAGAACCGCATCTTTTTCCAGATCAAGCTTTGCGATACAGATTGTCCGCACTTCTTCTTTCGTCATAGGAACGTTTCCTCTTGTAAAGGCTTCATCCTTCAAATGCCGGCACACCTTCTGTGATGGATGTGGATTTTCCAGACAGACAATGCAAAGCCCCTCTGCATCCTCCTCCGTCAGTTCGCTTACCGTTTTTGAAAAAATCTGCTCTTGCGGATAGGAAAAATTTTTTCCGATATGTACCGTCAAGTCTTCAAGCCCATAATACAAAAGCTTCTCTTTCAGATTTTCTTTTCTTCCGCCCAACAGCAGAAAAGTTTTTGCATGATGTTCTGCTTCATAAATCCAGTTCTGCCATCTTCCATGGAGGCTGACAAGGGCTGCATCCTCCCAGGAAGTGTGTAGCGCAGCTGCAAAATACACAACAGACGAAATTCCCGGAATCCTTTGGATTTCATACCGTTCTTCACTGCCATTTAGAACTTCTTCCAGTTTTTTTGCCCCGCTGTAAAATCCTGCATCCCCGGAAAGTACAATCCCGATCCTGCAAAACTGCGGATGCTTTCGAAGGTACTCTTCTATTTTTTCCGGCAGATATTCTGCATGGCAGACACAATCTGCATCGGATACCTCTTCCAGAAGCCGTTTTGCGCCAATCATACAGTCACAGCCTTTTAAAGACTCTTTTGCCTGGACAGTCATCCCCTCTTTCGTTCCCATTCCGATCCCGGCCAGATAAACGATTCTTTTCTCTTTACACATCCCGATATCCTCTCGGTGTCACCATGTGACCATCCATTTCCTGTGTCTGTTCATTTCCGATAAACACCGTTGTAAACATATCCACCTCTGTGTCTTTTAATTCCTTTAATGTAAGGATCCGGCTCTCCTGCCCGTCTCTTCCGATCTGTCTGACAATTCCGCAGATTGTATCTTCTGCTTTGTATTCCAGCATCATATTACATGCCTTCTCCAGATAGTCATGACGTTTTCTGCTGGAAGGATTGTAAAGACAGATCACAAAATCTGCCATGGCTGCTGCCCTGACTCTCTTTTCAATCTTCTCCCATGGTGTGAGCAGGTCACTTAAACTGATGACTGCAAAATCATGAATTAACGGAGCTCCAAGCACGGCTGCACCGCCGATTGCCGCCGTGATCCCCGGCACAATCTCAAGCTCTGCCTTAGGAAACTCGACACCGACCTCATACATCAAACCAGCCATTCCATACACACCGGCATCCCCGCTGCAGATCATCGCCACTTTTTTCCCTTTCATGGCCTCCTCAAATGCCATCTTGCACCGCTTCACTTCCTGCTTCATCGGCGTGGTCAGAAATTCTTTCTCGGGAAACTGCTCTTTCACCAGATCTACATACACCGTATATCCGATGATTGTATCGCAGGCATTCAGCACTTCTCTCGCCTCTTCTGTCATCTGTTTTCCCGCTCCGGGACCGATCCCGACTACATACACTCTATTCATCTGCCTGCTCCTCCTGTTTTCCCTGTCGAAATTCTGTGGTAAATTCCGGATGGTACAGAAGTGATCTCTCATATTCTCCTTCCAGAATTCTTCCCACCACGATCAGGGCTGTTTTTGTCACCTGTGCGTCTGCCGCTGTTTTTTCCAGTTCTGAGACCATGCATCGCTGCACTTTTTCCTCCGGCCAGGTTGCCTTGTACACGATCGCTGCCGGAGTGTCTGCCGGATATCCCCCTGCCATCAGCTCTTCCTGCAGTTTTCCAAGCATTCCGGTGCTCAGAAAAATCACCATCGTCGCCTGATGCGCCGCAAAGCTGCGGATGGACTCTTTATCCGGAACCGGCGTTCTGCCTGCCATTCTTGTAATCACCACAGACTGGGAAATATCAGGCAGTGTATATTCTGCATGTAGCGCTGCTGCTGCTCCGCAAAAAGAACTGACACCCGGACATACTTCGTACGGAATCTGACGCTCTTCCAAAGCATCCATCTGCTCTCTTATCGCTCCGTACAGACACGGATCCCCGGTATGCAGCCGAACGATCCGTTTTCCTTCTTTTTCCCCTGCATACATCACTTCCAGAACTTCTTCCAGCGTCATATAGGCGCTGTTATATACTTCACAGCCTTCTTTTTTTACCTGCAAAAGACCCGGATTTACCAGTGACCCTGCATAAATGATAATGTCCGCTTCTTTTAAATACTGCTGTCCCCGCACTGTGATCAGATCTTCCGCTCCCGGTCCTGCTCCTACAAATACGATCATTTCGTCTCCTCCCCTTCTGCTATTTTTTCTCTTTTACAATAAACAATGAATAATAACTTGCCTCATCCGGAATCTCCTCTGCCGAATGGTAGATTGTCTCATTCTCCATGCCGCAGTTTTCTACCATCGTCAGATTTAAGTTCTGCTCTTTGATCACCTGCTTGACATAAGGAATCTTTCGCCCGGCCTTCATCAGCACCTTTGTTCCCGCCATCTTTAATCCTTCTTCAATCTCATAGGACGCAGGGATGACATGCAGTTCTTCCTGGTTCTCCACAAGGCTCTGATCCAGTCTTGCCGCTGCCGCACAAAAGGAAGGAACTCCCGGTATGATCCTTGTCTCATATCCCTGTTTCCGAATTCTCTTGTGAATATACATACAGGTCGAGTACACGGTCGGATCTCCCAGCGTGATAAACACCACATCCATTCCTTTTTCCAGAAGCTCTGCTGTTTTTTCTGCACCCTCGTCATGTACCTGACGAAGCCGTTCTTTTTCTTTCATCATCGGCATTGGCAGATACAACTTGGCTTTCTCCCCGATTTGTGCATCTGCCTGCACTGCAATCTGATAGGCAACACATTTTTCCAGATAACTTTTATATGCAGGATCTGTTCCTGTCGGATCATACGCCGCCTCTGTAAAATTTTTATCCGATACCGGGATTGCAATCACCGGACACTGCTTCATGACACGCAGTGCCTTTACTGTCAAAAGCTCGGGATCTCCCGGCCCTACACCTGCTCCGTAAAATATTCCGCTCATTCTTTCTCTCCTGTTCGTTTCTCTTTCACTGATTCTGCGCGTATGATTTCCAAAAGTTCTTCTGCACCGGAAGTCTCTCCTAATATCCCGTTTTCATTCGAAAACACGATTGCTTCCACACGAAGAGACTCCCCTCCTCTGTGCTTCAGATAAAATGCGATCCGTTTCATTACAGAATCCATAACCTGTCCCAACAGCTGTTCTTTTTCAAGCAGTTCTGTCATTTCTGCTGTTGTAATACTTTCCATAATTTTTTTTACGGTTTCAGGATCAGCCCCCGCCATCGCCGTATGCGAAGCAAATACTTCCATCCTGCAGTCCGCCTGTCTGGAGTGCGTATTCATCACTCCTGCCGCCACCTTGATCAGTTTGCCCACATGTCCGATCAGCAGAATTCCTTTCATCCCGAGCCGCACCGCATGATCAATGGATTCTCCGATGTAATTGCTGCACTTGACCGCAAGATTTCCATCATAACCAAGTGCTTCTTTCAGAAAATCACTTCCATAATTTCCCGGTACCAGATAACAGTACTCGTTTCCATTTTCTCTGAGCATCTTCATTTCCAGGAAAATCGTATCTGTCAGAGCTTTCTCACTCATTGGCTCTACAATGCCTGTGGTTCCAAGCACAGAAAGTCCTCCTTCGATACCAAGCCTCGGGTTGAATGTTTTTTTTGCCAGTTCTGCTCCGTCAGGAATTGAAATGATCACAGAAAGACCGCCTGTGTACCCGCCGCGCTCTTTCTCTTTTTCCACTGCTTCACGGATCATGGCTCTTGGAACTTTATTGATCGCGGCATCGCCGATATCCTGCTCCAGTCCTTTTCTGGTAATACGTCCGACACCAACGCCGCCATCCAGTGTGATCTGCTTTCCCTCTGTTTTGGAAACCTCTGCATAGACCAGAATCTGATCCGTCACATCCGGATCGTCCCCTGCATCCTTTCGGATCGCACAGCGTACCTTGTCTTTCATACGCAAAATGTCCTCCACATCCAGATACAGCCGGATCCCTTTTGGTGTCATCAGAGAAACCTGACGGATCTCTTCTCCCAAAAACAGCATTCTGGCTGCTGCTTTTGCCGCAGCCGCAGCACAGCTTCCGGTGGTATATCCCATTCTCAGTTTTTTCTGATCTTTCCACACAAATGCCTGTTCTGTCATTGTGCCTCCTCTAAATGCTCCATGAAAATCTGACGGATTCCCGGAAGTTCTCCAAGTCCCCTTAAGATCGGACGAACTTCATATCCGGCTTCTTCCAGCTCACATTTCCAGGAATCCTCATCTCCTGCCATGTCATTTTTTGCATGATCTCCTGCCACAAACATAAACGGCAGCAGTGCCACTTTACGATACTGCTTTTGTTCAATCCGATGCATCACGTCTTTTAATTCTGGAAAGCCTTCTACAGTCGCCACATGAATGCGGTCATATCCCAATGCCTGAAGTGTATATTCCAACGCCGGATAGGCACTGTTTGCATGGTGATCTGTTCCATGTCCCATTAAGATCAGGCATTCGCCCTCTTCCAGATCCACATCCTCCATCACTGCATGCACTGTCTTTTTATAATCATCCGGTTCAGACAGAAGTGGTTTTCCCACCAGGACTTTTTCAAAAGACGACGCATGTTTTTGAATCTCCTCCAGCATTTTTTCATTTTCAATGCCGTTGATAATATGTGTCGGCTGAACGATCACCCTTGTGATCCCGTCCTGCTTCATACGCTCCAGTGCCTGACGGACATTATCATACTTTTTATGTTCTGTCCGTTCCAGTTTGTTCAAGATCATCTGACTTGTAAATGCCCGGTATACCGTATACCCGGGAAATGCTTCTGCAATCTGCTCTTCCATTACCTGTATTGTTTTTGCCATCGTATCCAGATGACTGGTTCCGAAGCTTACCACAAGAATTCCTTTTTTCTCCATTTTCAATCCTTCCTCTCCAGAAATTTCTATCCGATCAACTGCTCCAGTTCCTTCCATGTCCTTGGAGCTTTTCCTGTTGCTTCTATTATTTTACGTGCTTTTAAACGGTCAAATAACCGTAAAAGAGCCGGTTCTTCCAGATTCGTCTCTTTCAGCTTTTCTGTTTCTCTGCACACTGCTTCCGGCGCGCCCTGACAGAGCACTTTTCCATCTTTCATCAACACGATCTCATCCGCCCAGGCATATGCATAATCCATATCATGAGTCGCCATGAGTACTGTGATTCCCTGCTCTGTGAGTTTGTCTACCATCTCATTTACCATACGGGTATGCTTCGGATCCAGGGCTGCTGCAGGTTCATCCAAAATGATGATCTCCGGACGCATCACTAAAATATCCGCGATCGAGACCTGTTTTTTCTGCCCTCCGCTTAACGCATGTACCGGCCGTTTTCGAAAGGGCACGATCTCCAGTTCTTCCATCACCTGCTCCACTTCTGTTCTTGCCTGTTCTTTTGCAACACCCAGATTCAGGATCCCGAATGAGATTTCCTGCTCCACGCTGGCAGAAAACAACTGTTTATCCGGGTCCTGAAACACGATGCCCACCTTGGCCCGAAGTGCCAGAAGTTCCTTTCTCTTGTAGCTCACAGGTTTTCCATGAAACAAAATATCTCCCTTTTGTGGTCGTAAAATTCCGTTGCAGCAGAGAAAAAAAGTAGATTTTCCAGAACCGTTGGCTCCCATAAAAGCAACCTTACTCCCCTTTTTTACTTTTAAGTCCAGCCCCTGCAGAGAAAACCGGTCATTCTCTTCATAAGAATGCCAGATATCTCTCGCCTCTAAAATAATCTCTTCACTCATACTATTCTCCCCCAAACCGCAAGCAAAATCAGGACTGCCTCAAAAACTGCTATTTTCCGGAAATTGCTCTTGTTTTTTTCATACTCTCCTGAAAGTACCCGGATCTCACCGTCATAACATCTGGATTCCATCGCATTGTACAATGCATCCGACTGCTTCAGCGCCCGCACAAACACAACCGATGCCAT
This window of the Mediterraneibacter gnavus ATCC 29149 genome carries:
- a CDS encoding pyridoxal phosphate-dependent aminotransferase → MEYMHGGDIYTYENVTDYSVNLNPFGPGEEVLLAMAENLKHAGEYPDSKSRKLRSALAEHLQVPQEFLIFGNGAAELIFLLIHSLRPKKALLTIPSFAEYHRALQAVDCECVYYPLSEKHGFVPQTSYLEFLKEDVDLLFLCSPDNPSGAVIPKDFLLEILKTCEEKGILMILDECFVEFLSEPQKQTLCRECERSKNLMILQAFTKISAIPGIRLGYGITSNLELLEKMERNRQPWSVSSVAQAAGCAALKEMKRWQEMRKWLETERAWLEESLTRIGVEWFPSKVNYLLLKSPYPLFSLLLQKNILIRDCSNYEGLEKGYYRIAVKQRTDNEKLLKALEYIYEGGE
- the cbiB gene encoding adenosylcobinamide-phosphate synthase CbiB, translating into MRILLACMTGFGLDLIFGDPYWLYHPIRLIGHLISFLEKPLRSAAGKSPKKQIVAGGILWLLVILISTGIPCLMLWAAEKIHPAVSFLLECFWCYQILAARSLSVESKKVYHALKTQDVEGARKAVSMIVGRDTKSLTEEGIAKAAVETVAENTSDGVTAPLMFLMLGGAPLGFLYKAVNTMDSMLGYKNEKNLYFGRVAAKMDDVFNYLPSRVSAVLMIAAAFLTGMDAKKAAQIYKRDRRKHASPNSAQTESVCAGALQVQLAGDAWYFGVLHKKETIGDPIRPVEAEDIKRAGRLMYVTAVLTLLFAGMIRFWYFW
- a CDS encoding histidine phosphatase family protein; translation: MRIWLIRHFQTQGNLERRYIGRTDEPILPGQTGSILCCPEKIITSPMLRCRQTARLLFQKEPDLICENFREKDFGRFEGKNYEELKDDPGYQRWLDSNGTIPFPEGEGQETFFERTRLGFEQMMEHLMDLQCREAAFVVHGGTIMAVLSAFSQTGGEFYDWQVSNGSGYSAIAEEGSWRQGKKQLTEIERL
- the cobS gene encoding adenosylcobinamide-GDP ribazoletransferase — protein: MRFFESLAIGVAMYSKIPMPRVEWNEKNMKYAMCFFPLVGVVTGILEVILGNALLVYTSCGTLFFAGVMTLLPVLVNGGIHMDGFLDTMDALNSYGSREKKLEILKDSRTGAFAVIGFGLYLVASLALWSEAKSEMLPVIGAGYVMSRSLSGLSVMVFPSAKKDGLGRTFQEQAHRKRVAVVMVCWFFAALAVMLMTSVQMGAAALCTALLVFWYYHHMAMKQFGGMTGDLAGYFLQLAELLILAAVIVAGGAL
- the cobT gene encoding nicotinate-nucleotide--dimethylbenzimidazole phosphoribosyltransferase — encoded protein: MTLEELKKEIRPLDETSMEQARKHWIKIAKPLFSLGKLEDAVIQMSGIKETPDYELKKKALVIMCADNGIVEEGVTQTGQEVTAMVADNFTKSSTSVCAMSKVAGVDLFPVDIGMAVDVPSVTVKEEKVAYGTRNFSKEPAMTREEVWQAIEIGIRKVEQLKEQGYEMIATGEMGIGNTTTSSAVASVLLSVAPEQVTGRGAGLSSAGLEKKISVIKDAIANYQPDKEDPVDVLSKVGGLDIAGLTGVFLGGALYRVPVVIDGFISSVAALCAARMVPVSKSYFLPSHVSKEPAGAMLLEALELSPLLTCNMSLGEGTGAVAVIPVLEMGLSVYREMTTFEKAKIEQYEVLK
- a CDS encoding cobyrinate a,c-diamide synthase, with the translated sequence MNIPRILIAAPSSGSGKTVISCGLMAAFCRQQKNVVSCKCGPDYIDPMFHREVLGIDSQNLDLFFCEKEQLTGIFAEHAKNVDLAVVEGVMGYYDGMGLDTAKASSYDVAAALQIPVVLVVSARGSALSLAALVKGFLEFKKESRIRGILLNRVSAMLYPRLKEMLENELKKAGHPIKVLGYIPEHEAFHLKSRHLGLVTPEEIKHLKAQLEQAGEILSETVDLEGLYELAKEAPSLEISVSEDEEKENPKVSIAVARDEAFGFYYKDNLKLLERYGCNLVYFSPIRDTHLPEGVSGLLLGGGYPELYARELSENKTMLAKIRESIQNGMPCHAECGGFLYLHEKLADPKGKLWKMAGVIRGEAAPKEKLVRFGYINLTGVVDGTFLKRGERIRGHEFHYWDSTNNGTDAKALKPDGKRSWECVHMQQNLFAGFPHLSYSSNPVFAERFMREAIRWEQSQKEGSERK
- the cbiT gene encoding precorrin-6Y C5,15-methyltransferase (decarboxylating) subunit CbiT, which translates into the protein MCKEKRIVYLAGIGMGTKEGMTVQAKESLKGCDCMIGAKRLLEEVSDADCVCHAEYLPEKIEEYLRKHPQFCRIGIVLSGDAGFYSGAKKLEEVLNGSEERYEIQRIPGISSVVYFAAALHTSWEDAALVSLHGRWQNWIYEAEHHAKTFLLLGGRKENLKEKLLYYGLEDLTVHIGKNFSYPQEQIFSKTVSELTEEDAEGLCIVCLENPHPSQKVCRHLKDEAFTRGNVPMTKEEVRTICIAKLDLEKDAVLYDVGAGTGSVAVEAACQDGSIRVYAIEKNPEGIELIRKNVQKLRTDNVQIVEGTAPEALRKLEPPTHVFIGGSSGNLREILLAVKKKNPDVQIVLTAISLDTMAEVMEAVDEGLLREPEIVQITAAKARKLGRHHMMTGQNPIYIISEGEA
- the cobJ gene encoding precorrin-3B C(17)-methyltransferase; the encoded protein is MNRVYVVGIGPGAGKQMTEEAREVLNACDTIIGYTVYVDLVKEQFPEKEFLTTPMKQEVKRCKMAFEEAMKGKKVAMICSGDAGVYGMAGLMYEVGVEFPKAELEIVPGITAAIGGAAVLGAPLIHDFAVISLSDLLTPWEKIEKRVRAAAMADFVICLYNPSSRKRHDYLEKACNMMLEYKAEDTICGIVRQIGRDGQESRILTLKELKDTEVDMFTTVFIGNEQTQEMDGHMVTPRGYRDV